In Ensifer canadensis, a genomic segment contains:
- a CDS encoding MucR family transcriptional regulator, translating into MTETTLGASHELLVELTAEIVSAYVSNHVVPAAELSTLIADVHLALNNTAAPTPVVVPVEKPKPAVSVRKSVQDDQITCLECGGTFKSLKRHLMTHHSLSPEEYREKWDLPTDYPMVAPAYAEARSRLAKEMGLGQRRKRRGK; encoded by the coding sequence ATGACTGAAACAACGCTTGGCGCGAGCCATGAACTTCTGGTTGAGCTGACGGCTGAGATCGTGTCCGCTTACGTCAGCAACCATGTCGTTCCGGCTGCCGAGCTCTCCACGCTGATCGCCGACGTCCATTTGGCTCTCAACAACACGGCGGCACCTACGCCGGTCGTGGTCCCCGTTGAAAAACCGAAGCCGGCCGTATCGGTCCGCAAATCCGTGCAGGACGATCAGATCACCTGCCTGGAATGCGGCGGTACCTTCAAGTCGCTGAAGCGCCACCTGATGACGCATCACAGCCTGTCGCCGGAAGAATATCGCGAGAAGTGGGATCTGCCGACCGACTACCCGATGGTTGCTCCTGCCTATGCCGAAGCACGTTCGCGGCTCGCCAAGGAAATGGGTCTCGGCCAGCGTCGCAAGCGTCGCGGCAAGTAA
- a CDS encoding DUF5330 domain-containing protein, with protein MWFLIKATFWFSMVLVLLPFLDPSSAQKLEHGPKVELGDTFSAANEAFQYISAICIQKPEVCEKGAETFVALGHRAREGARIAYEFLDTQFAETDAIKPDAKVTTGTVGQATEAAATLVAPVEQTAAETAPVFKRTPVPEKRLDPKASLAK; from the coding sequence ATGTGGTTTCTCATCAAGGCGACATTCTGGTTTTCGATGGTGCTGGTGCTGCTGCCGTTCCTCGATCCGTCGAGCGCGCAGAAGCTGGAGCACGGACCGAAGGTCGAGCTCGGCGATACCTTCTCGGCCGCCAATGAGGCATTCCAGTATATCAGCGCCATCTGCATCCAGAAGCCGGAGGTCTGCGAGAAGGGTGCTGAAACCTTCGTCGCACTTGGCCATCGGGCCCGGGAAGGCGCCCGCATCGCCTATGAATTCCTTGACACCCAGTTTGCCGAAACCGATGCGATCAAGCCCGATGCCAAGGTAACGACCGGCACTGTCGGTCAGGCGACCGAGGCTGCCGCCACGCTGGTGGCGCCGGTCGAACAGACCGCTGCGGAGACGGCTCCGGTGTTCAAGCGTACGCCGGTTCCGGAAAAGCGCCTCGACCCGAAGGCGTCCCTCGCCAAGTAA
- a CDS encoding helix-turn-helix domain-containing protein, whose translation MSFIEADGRNEFSSGTVHHLKTAALTAGQVAAVKRGQGGAREMSTRLTCRLVQNLTAEAVHLAADRIPLLRDRRRAKCHVRQIAMYVCHVVLQISQGDIANAFERDRTTVRHACSVIEDRRDAADFDAFIETIERLVSSAFTAQAERGE comes from the coding sequence ATGTCCTTTATCGAAGCCGACGGCCGAAACGAATTTTCATCCGGGACGGTCCATCATCTCAAGACGGCCGCGTTGACGGCAGGGCAGGTTGCTGCAGTGAAGCGCGGGCAGGGCGGCGCGCGTGAGATGTCGACGCGGTTGACCTGCCGCCTCGTGCAAAATCTGACGGCCGAAGCGGTGCATCTTGCCGCAGACCGGATACCGCTTCTTCGTGATAGGAGACGCGCCAAATGCCATGTGCGCCAGATCGCCATGTATGTCTGCCATGTCGTCCTGCAAATATCGCAAGGCGATATCGCCAACGCTTTCGAGCGAGACCGGACGACCGTCCGGCATGCCTGCTCCGTCATCGAGGATCGACGGGATGCTGCCGATTTCGATGCGTTCATAGAGACGATCGAGCGCCTGGTGTCATCTGCGTTCACCGCACAAGCGGAGCGGGGTGAATAG
- a CDS encoding cation:proton antiporter has product MPEQILSGATVFALALLSLALLVTVWRIIRGPTLPDRVLGLDMLVAIAIGLIAVVAIRTGFNLYIDIAIALGLVGFLATVAFARFVLARGLSPEKASPEQAAAGAGKRGRTPQAKVARRKRKGGR; this is encoded by the coding sequence ATGCCGGAGCAGATACTCAGCGGCGCCACCGTCTTCGCGCTCGCGCTCTTGTCACTGGCGCTGCTGGTGACCGTGTGGCGCATCATCCGCGGCCCAACACTGCCCGATCGGGTCCTGGGCCTCGATATGCTCGTGGCGATCGCCATAGGCCTGATTGCGGTCGTTGCCATCCGCACCGGCTTCAATCTCTATATCGATATCGCCATCGCCCTTGGACTGGTCGGCTTTCTCGCAACCGTCGCCTTTGCCCGCTTTGTTCTGGCGCGCGGTCTCTCGCCGGAGAAGGCGAGCCCGGAGCAGGCTGCGGCCGGTGCCGGAAAGCGAGGTCGGACGCCGCAGGCGAAAGTTGCCCGACGCAAACGCAAAGGGGGACGCTGA
- a CDS encoding SufE family protein, producing the protein MTTLDQIIDDFAFLDEWEDRYRYVIELGKALPEMPDAKRTSENKVQGCASQVWLATQATGDPEDPVLLFEGESDAHIVRGLVAIVLTIYSGKRASEISRLDAIVTFSKIGLIEHLSTQRANGLRSMIRRIKNEAETRLAA; encoded by the coding sequence ATGACCACGCTTGACCAGATCATCGACGACTTCGCCTTCCTGGACGAATGGGAGGATCGCTACCGCTATGTGATCGAACTCGGCAAGGCCCTGCCCGAGATGCCGGACGCCAAGCGCACCAGTGAGAACAAGGTGCAAGGCTGCGCCAGCCAGGTCTGGCTCGCCACCCAGGCGACCGGCGACCCGGAAGATCCGGTATTGCTCTTCGAAGGCGAGTCCGACGCCCACATCGTGCGCGGACTGGTCGCCATTGTGCTTACGATCTATTCCGGCAAGCGTGCCTCCGAGATTTCCAGGCTGGATGCCATCGTTACTTTCAGCAAGATCGGCCTGATCGAACATCTGTCGACGCAACGGGCGAACGGCCTGCGCTCGATGATCCGGCGGATCAAGAACGAAGCCGAGACCCGCCTCGCCGCCTGA
- the mnhG gene encoding monovalent cation/H(+) antiporter subunit G, producing MFEAIITLSVAVLLVGGATFSLLAAIGIVRFPDLYTRMHAASKAGTVGSGLLLLAAGLHSLDVAILFRALAGFFFFVLTAPISAHLLAKAAHQAGYRLAKQSVIDQLPQKEEPRRH from the coding sequence ATGTTTGAGGCCATCATTACGCTTTCTGTTGCTGTCCTGCTTGTCGGCGGCGCCACCTTTTCCCTGCTGGCGGCAATCGGCATCGTGCGCTTTCCCGACCTCTACACCCGCATGCATGCGGCCTCCAAGGCGGGCACCGTCGGTTCGGGCCTGCTGCTTCTGGCCGCGGGACTGCACTCGCTCGACGTGGCAATATTGTTTCGGGCGCTGGCGGGCTTCTTCTTCTTCGTACTGACCGCTCCGATTTCTGCCCATCTCTTGGCAAAGGCTGCTCATCAGGCGGGTTACAGGCTGGCGAAACAGTCGGTCATAGATCAGCTTCCGCAAAAGGAAGAGCCGCGCCGGCATTGA
- a CDS encoding Na+/H+ antiporter subunit E, giving the protein MKFLWINLIFTAIWAAISGSLSVPNLLLGFAVGALSLWLIRRELQPVAYPVRPLKILLLTALFFKELAVSATKVALLVVQPKMRLKPGIFSYPLTIKSDFEIALLANLITLTPGTLSVDVSEDRKTLYVHALDCADPGGLRRDLANGFERRIKEAFE; this is encoded by the coding sequence ATCAAGTTCCTTTGGATCAATCTGATCTTCACTGCGATCTGGGCTGCAATCAGCGGCAGTCTCAGCGTGCCGAACCTGTTGCTCGGCTTTGCAGTCGGCGCGCTATCCCTGTGGCTGATCCGGCGCGAATTGCAGCCTGTTGCCTATCCGGTTCGACCGCTGAAGATCCTGCTGCTGACCGCATTGTTCTTCAAAGAGCTGGCAGTCTCGGCGACCAAGGTCGCTCTCTTGGTCGTTCAGCCGAAAATGCGGCTGAAGCCGGGCATCTTCTCCTACCCGCTGACGATCAAGAGCGACTTCGAGATTGCGTTGCTTGCCAACCTGATCACGCTGACGCCCGGCACGCTTTCGGTCGACGTCTCCGAGGATCGCAAGACCCTCTATGTGCACGCGCTTGATTGTGCGGACCCCGGTGGCCTCAGGCGCGATCTTGCCAACGGCTTCGAGCGTCGGATCAAGGAGGCCTTCGAATGA